The following are encoded in a window of Ferribacterium limneticum genomic DNA:
- a CDS encoding Rieske (2Fe-2S) protein, translating to MADRIAPKFAVCPSAELADGEHRKLTMTFEGREEECLLLRFEGQVYAYINLCVHMPRRLDGEEPQVFDHTGRYLRCSMHGIVYTPQTGASVSAMCEGERLRAVNSYEDDGEVGIADFRVSAVVVPVN from the coding sequence ATGGCGGATCGCATTGCGCCGAAGTTTGCCGTCTGCCCGAGTGCCGAACTGGCCGACGGCGAGCATCGCAAACTGACCATGACTTTCGAAGGGCGGGAGGAGGAATGCCTGCTCCTGCGCTTCGAAGGGCAGGTCTACGCCTACATCAACCTCTGCGTGCACATGCCGCGCCGGCTCGATGGCGAAGAGCCGCAGGTTTTTGACCACACCGGGCGCTACCTGCGCTGCTCCATGCACGGCATCGTTTACACCCCGCAAACCGGCGCCTCGGTCAGCGCCATGTGCGAAGGCGAGCGCCTGCGCGCTGTTAATAGCTATGAGGATGACGGGGAGGTTGGGATTGCGGACTTCAGGGTCTCTGCCGTTGTGGTCCCCGTCAATTAA
- a CDS encoding SIR2 family protein, translating to MTPELREKLLAGLKDGSIVPYLGPGVLADVKNAATGAPIPADSDSLIYAMNDGKPMAPKLMYEFPRAAMNVELKRGRSAVTKFLNRTYGETAWTRGAVHDWLKGIAPHYVIDINRDTQLQDSYADVPHNLIVGIARLGGTDFRYKLYFWDGVAYQKTEVINPALPILYKPMGTPKPEANYIASDADYVDFITELMGGFSIPPEVKELRKGKQYLFMGLRMNRDTERMVLSDVIYAAAEPAGWALIANPTDKERRFCKKQKLEVIEADVFDLIGAAIAA from the coding sequence ATGACCCCAGAACTGCGCGAAAAACTGCTGGCCGGCCTCAAGGATGGCAGCATTGTTCCCTACCTCGGCCCTGGCGTTTTGGCTGATGTGAAAAATGCGGCGACCGGTGCGCCGATTCCGGCCGACAGCGATTCGCTGATCTACGCCATGAACGACGGCAAGCCGATGGCCCCCAAGCTCATGTACGAATTCCCCCGCGCCGCGATGAATGTCGAACTCAAGCGCGGCCGCAGCGCCGTTACCAAGTTCCTCAACCGCACCTACGGCGAAACCGCCTGGACGCGCGGCGCCGTGCATGACTGGCTCAAGGGCATCGCCCCGCATTACGTCATCGACATCAACCGCGACACGCAGTTGCAGGACTCCTACGCCGACGTCCCGCACAACCTGATCGTCGGCATCGCCCGCCTCGGCGGCACCGATTTCCGCTACAAACTGTATTTCTGGGATGGCGTCGCCTACCAGAAGACCGAAGTCATCAACCCGGCCCTGCCCATCCTCTACAAGCCGATGGGCACGCCGAAGCCGGAGGCCAACTACATCGCCTCTGACGCCGACTACGTCGATTTCATCACCGAACTCATGGGCGGCTTCTCGATCCCGCCGGAGGTCAAGGAACTGCGCAAGGGCAAGCAATACCTGTTCATGGGCCTGCGCATGAACCGCGACACCGAGCGCATGGTGTTGTCCGATGTCATCTACGCCGCCGCCGAACCGGCCGGCTGGGCGCTGATCGCCAACCCGACCGACAAGGAACGCCGCTTCTGCAAGAAGCAAAAGCTCGAAGTGATCGAAGCCGACGTCTTCGACCTGATCGGTGCAGCCATCGCAGCCTAA
- a CDS encoding ankyrin repeat domain-containing protein — protein sequence MSPQLASFLAEHGFQSNDINSPQADGRFTPLMRAAKLGRLDIVDELLALGVDLNALNADGCNALWLACYNGSHELIERLIAAGVNIDQQNGNGASALMYVSSNSKPDLVKLLLEKGANPSLKNFDDSTALDLAASLECLKLLRKAA from the coding sequence ATGAGTCCCCAACTCGCCAGCTTTCTCGCCGAACACGGCTTTCAATCCAACGATATCAACTCCCCGCAGGCCGACGGCCGCTTCACGCCGCTCATGCGCGCCGCCAAGCTCGGCCGGCTCGACATCGTCGACGAACTGCTGGCGCTCGGCGTCGATCTCAATGCCCTCAATGCCGACGGCTGCAACGCCCTGTGGCTGGCCTGCTACAACGGCAGCCACGAACTGATCGAGCGCCTGATCGCCGCCGGCGTCAATATCGACCAGCAAAACGGCAACGGCGCCAGCGCCCTGATGTACGTCTCGTCGAACAGCAAGCCCGACCTCGTCAAACTGCTGCTCGAAAAAGGCGCCAACCCGAGTCTCAAGAATTTCGACGACTCCACGGCGCTTGATCTGGCGGCCTCGCTGGAATGTCTGAAGCTGTTGCGCAAGGCCGCCTGA
- a CDS encoding bacteriohemerythrin, with protein MAWDESRHALGVPEMDDTHHEFVELAYALLVASDEDFPALFVRLHEHTRQHFEHEGKLMKSCRFPAIGEHNSEHLRVLGELAHFARGVAAGRLGAAREYVRNLPTWFAGHLATMDSALAGCLKKA; from the coding sequence ATGGCCTGGGACGAGTCCCGTCATGCGCTGGGTGTCCCCGAAATGGACGACACCCATCACGAATTCGTCGAGCTTGCCTACGCTCTGCTCGTCGCGTCCGACGAGGACTTCCCGGCGCTGTTCGTGCGTCTGCACGAGCACACCCGCCAGCATTTCGAGCACGAAGGCAAGCTCATGAAGTCTTGCCGTTTTCCCGCCATTGGCGAGCACAACAGCGAGCATCTGCGGGTCCTCGGTGAGCTGGCCCACTTCGCCCGCGGCGTGGCAGCCGGTCGGCTGGGGGCTGCGCGTGAATACGTGCGCAACCTGCCAACCTGGTTCGCCGGTCACCTGGCGACGATGGACTCGGCCCTGGCGGGGTGCTTGAAGAAGGCGTGA
- a CDS encoding PEP-CTERM sorting domain-containing protein produces MTRISAFLVAGVLAIASWGANAAAVYTTKFQQVGGDVVATGSGAFDLTGMASIGSGSEENRIISSLGFFLFGSGGYSAYDLAMTGPGVFGTGGQFNATSWTGDQVGIWTQANRIYVPQGYVSGDELSNSATWAGETLAVLGLTEGTYSYTFGNNTYNVVIADSMAVPEPASIALVALGLAGLGLSRRRRSLPLPQ; encoded by the coding sequence ATGACCAGAATTTCAGCCTTCCTTGTGGCCGGTGTCCTTGCCATCGCCTCATGGGGCGCCAACGCTGCGGCCGTATACACTACCAAATTTCAGCAAGTTGGAGGCGACGTCGTCGCGACCGGCTCCGGAGCTTTTGATCTCACAGGAATGGCCTCAATTGGTTCCGGCTCTGAGGAAAATCGTATTATTTCATCGCTTGGTTTCTTTCTCTTCGGTAGCGGGGGGTATTCCGCTTACGATTTAGCGATGACCGGACCCGGGGTTTTTGGGACCGGCGGTCAGTTCAATGCGACCTCCTGGACGGGCGATCAGGTGGGCATTTGGACGCAGGCCAATCGGATCTACGTGCCCCAGGGCTACGTCTCCGGGGACGAACTGTCAAACAGCGCCACTTGGGCGGGAGAGACGTTGGCAGTCCTCGGTCTGACAGAAGGCACCTATTCCTACACCTTTGGCAATAACACCTACAACGTGGTGATTGCAGACAGTATGGCCGTTCCGGAGCCTGCGTCGATAGCATTGGTGGCCTTGGGTTTGGCAGGTTTGGGTCTTTCGCGCCGCCGCCGGTCGCTGCCATTGCCTCAGTAG
- a CDS encoding GGDEF/EAL domain-containing response regulator, with product MNAITALYELARVPAIRSQQHILIVDDEPRFRLAYKELLASEQRSISEASTGQEAIARLKEGKTDLVILDLRLPDISGFEIMEWMTSHKIDASIIVFSADKSINSAIHALRHRAFEFLRKDCDPNDMILAVDRALANRQRDQELAVVSTQLQHSEQLHRFLVEQSPDLIFTLDRLGRFTFINGRVSTLLGYSPDELLGQNYTRIVDPRDHEHVQYAFNERRVGERATSNLEVRFKRKPAMPRADGGPVMTAILSSQGVYEGAPSLSADAFLGTSGVARDISERKKAEETITFQAFHDLLTKLPNRILFVDRLEMAIAQASRRKEKLAVMFLDIDRFKLVNDTYGHQIGDQLLRKFAARVRSCLRTGDTLARQGGDEFTALLPNISNNEDVHVVAEKILSELRKPFLLGETQFLATTSIGIAVYPDNSTSAEDLIRCADMAMYKVKDQGKNGSLAFQPDMHTAHLDRLSLENDLRKAVKEGNQFELHFQPQIDAALGKIVGVEALIRWHHPSAGMISPDLFIPIAEETGLIITISDWVLREACAQLAYLKQQGFGDLRLGVNLSAREFDRVDLLERIRLPLNEFRIAPESLEIEITESLLMKDAENIVARVKHLRNTGVHISIDDFGTRYSSLNYLRRFSVSRIKIDQSFVRDLRTSHDSFAIIQAIVGIAKNFNLHVIVEGVETEQQVAILRQLGCNEMQGYFFSRPLPSGQLIEFLQGSQDQLPFQTFPRSTGNFAQIPNDCPAQS from the coding sequence ATGAACGCCATCACTGCACTGTATGAGTTGGCCAGGGTTCCCGCTATTCGGTCGCAGCAGCACATTCTGATCGTCGATGATGAGCCGCGCTTTCGGCTCGCCTACAAGGAATTGCTGGCCAGCGAGCAGCGCTCGATCAGCGAAGCGAGCACCGGGCAGGAGGCCATTGCCCGGCTCAAGGAGGGCAAGACAGATCTGGTCATCCTCGATTTGCGACTGCCGGATATCTCGGGCTTCGAGATCATGGAGTGGATGACCTCGCACAAGATCGACGCATCGATCATTGTGTTCAGCGCCGACAAGTCGATCAACTCGGCCATTCACGCCCTGCGCCACCGGGCCTTCGAATTCCTGCGCAAGGATTGCGACCCGAACGACATGATCCTGGCCGTCGACCGTGCCCTGGCCAATCGCCAGCGCGACCAGGAACTCGCCGTCGTCTCGACCCAGCTCCAGCATTCCGAGCAACTGCACCGCTTCCTCGTCGAGCAGTCGCCTGACCTGATTTTTACGCTGGATCGCCTGGGCCGGTTCACCTTCATCAACGGACGCGTCAGCACCCTGCTCGGCTATTCGCCGGACGAACTGCTCGGCCAAAACTACACCAGAATCGTCGATCCGCGCGACCACGAGCATGTCCAATACGCCTTCAATGAAAGGCGAGTCGGCGAACGCGCGACGAGCAACCTTGAAGTACGCTTCAAACGCAAGCCCGCCATGCCACGTGCCGATGGCGGTCCGGTCATGACAGCCATCCTGAGCTCACAGGGCGTCTATGAAGGTGCACCGAGCCTATCGGCAGATGCCTTCCTTGGCACCTCAGGCGTGGCGCGCGACATTTCGGAACGCAAGAAAGCCGAAGAAACGATCACCTTCCAGGCATTTCATGACCTGCTGACCAAGCTGCCCAATCGCATCCTGTTTGTCGATCGCCTCGAGATGGCCATTGCGCAAGCCTCACGGCGCAAAGAGAAACTCGCCGTGATGTTTTTGGACATCGATCGATTCAAGCTGGTCAACGACACCTATGGTCACCAGATCGGCGACCAATTGCTCCGGAAATTTGCCGCGCGCGTCCGCAGTTGTTTGCGCACAGGTGACACCCTGGCCCGTCAGGGTGGTGACGAATTTACGGCCTTACTGCCGAACATCAGCAATAACGAAGATGTCCACGTCGTTGCCGAGAAAATTCTCTCCGAACTGCGCAAACCCTTCCTGCTTGGCGAAACCCAGTTTTTGGCGACAACCAGTATCGGCATTGCCGTCTACCCGGACAACAGTACCAGTGCCGAAGATTTGATTCGCTGCGCCGACATGGCGATGTACAAAGTGAAAGATCAGGGGAAAAACGGCTCTCTGGCTTTCCAGCCGGACATGCACACGGCTCACCTCGATCGCCTGTCACTGGAAAACGACCTGCGCAAAGCGGTCAAGGAAGGTAATCAGTTCGAATTGCACTTCCAGCCACAGATCGATGCGGCACTTGGCAAGATTGTCGGGGTTGAGGCCCTGATTCGCTGGCACCATCCGAGCGCCGGCATGATCAGCCCGGATCTCTTCATCCCCATCGCCGAAGAGACGGGGCTGATCATCACCATCAGCGACTGGGTCCTGCGCGAAGCCTGTGCCCAGTTGGCGTACCTAAAGCAGCAAGGATTTGGCGACCTCAGACTAGGCGTCAATCTTTCGGCCCGGGAATTCGATCGCGTCGACCTTCTTGAGCGAATTCGCCTCCCTCTCAACGAATTCCGCATTGCGCCCGAATCGCTCGAGATCGAAATTACCGAAAGCCTGCTCATGAAGGACGCCGAAAATATCGTTGCCCGCGTCAAACATCTGCGCAACACCGGCGTCCATATTTCGATCGACGATTTCGGCACGCGCTATTCGTCGCTCAATTACCTGCGTCGCTTCTCGGTCAGCCGGATCAAGATCGACCAGTCATTCGTGCGCGACCTGAGAACCTCGCACGATTCATTCGCCATCATTCAGGCCATTGTCGGGATTGCCAAAAATTTCAATCTGCACGTGATCGTCGAAGGCGTGGAAACCGAGCAACAGGTCGCCATCCTCCGCCAACTGGGCTGCAACGAAATGCAGGGCTATTTCTTCAGCCGGCCCCTGCCCTCCGGACAGCTCATAGAGTTTTTGCAGGGTTCACAGGACCAGCTGCCTTTTCAGACATTTCCACGGTCAACCGGAAATTTTGCCCAAATTCCAAATGACTGCCCGGCTCAAAGCTGA
- a CDS encoding dinitrogenase iron-molybdenum cofactor biosynthesis protein translates to MEEARKPPVTREAALRIALASRAMPNASLPALIQLLQRRLGEEIDEEKLRQTTVTMLKTGFASADGEEDGEDIGIGLESMKLAVRILWGETQGDDSLPKIESYEDGEMPGSVRIAIASDKGDLLSGHFGSCLRFLVYQVSPTEIRLVDIRDTMDAEFSDDKNLWRAKLIGDCHVCYVVSIGGPAAAKVIRADIYPIKIPDGGPALDILQPFQVAMVESPPPWLLKILGVSAEKRLKNYSAAEIDE, encoded by the coding sequence ATGGAAGAAGCCAGAAAACCGCCGGTCACCCGCGAAGCCGCGCTACGCATCGCGCTGGCGTCGCGGGCCATGCCCAACGCCAGCCTGCCGGCACTGATCCAATTGTTGCAACGCCGGCTCGGCGAGGAGATCGACGAGGAAAAGCTGCGCCAAACGACGGTGACCATGCTCAAGACCGGCTTTGCCAGCGCCGACGGTGAAGAGGACGGCGAGGATATCGGCATCGGCCTCGAATCAATGAAACTGGCCGTGCGCATCCTGTGGGGCGAAACGCAGGGCGACGATTCGCTGCCCAAGATCGAGTCTTATGAAGACGGCGAAATGCCCGGCTCGGTGCGTATCGCCATCGCCTCCGACAAGGGCGACCTGCTCTCCGGCCACTTCGGCTCCTGCCTGCGTTTCCTGGTCTATCAGGTATCGCCGACCGAAATCCGCCTGGTCGATATCCGCGACACCATGGACGCCGAGTTTTCCGACGACAAGAACCTGTGGCGCGCCAAGCTGATCGGCGATTGTCACGTCTGCTACGTTGTGTCGATCGGCGGCCCGGCTGCGGCCAAGGTCATCCGCGCCGACATCTACCCGATCAAGATTCCCGATGGCGGGCCGGCGCTCGACATCCTCCAGCCCTTCCAGGTGGCCATGGTCGAATCGCCACCGCCCTGGCTGCTCAAGATTCTCGGCGTCTCGGCCGAGAAGCGGCTGAAGAACTACAGCGCAGCGGAAATTGACGAATGA
- a CDS encoding SHOCT domain-containing protein, whose protein sequence is MQQLSAQGQQFIQGLAQRYGISTDAAITMLYAVMNGNGTMAQFSHPELGGSGQWMMGGMTMVGDMFNYGLKSKVDGLCVEISNQLMNQPGYFQPAQSQFQSSGNAPVGNLFVSAAAAGQWWPGDLGSPSSTGGQNNVRYAVFPGSRRLVVDIGGQVTVYDTLDNQIGGVSQQQGGNDSMTFSSQYGTIAVNSLPVVSINGYLQQPQQNFMAPPAQQFNEAPAYQAPAAQEGDVFAKIERLADLFKKGILTEQEFTTKKAELLSQL, encoded by the coding sequence ATGCAACAGTTATCAGCGCAGGGGCAGCAGTTCATTCAGGGTTTGGCGCAGCGCTACGGGATCAGCACCGACGCGGCGATCACCATGCTCTACGCGGTGATGAACGGCAACGGGACGATGGCGCAGTTCAGCCATCCCGAGCTTGGCGGTTCCGGCCAATGGATGATGGGCGGCATGACCATGGTCGGCGACATGTTCAACTACGGGCTGAAGTCCAAGGTTGACGGCCTATGCGTGGAGATTTCCAACCAGTTGATGAATCAGCCGGGCTATTTTCAGCCGGCCCAGTCGCAATTCCAGTCGTCGGGCAATGCTCCGGTCGGCAATCTGTTCGTCTCGGCCGCCGCGGCCGGGCAGTGGTGGCCGGGCGATCTCGGCTCGCCGTCGTCTACGGGCGGGCAGAACAATGTCCGCTATGCGGTATTTCCCGGTTCGCGCCGTCTGGTTGTCGATATCGGCGGGCAGGTCACGGTCTACGACACGCTGGACAACCAGATCGGTGGTGTTTCTCAGCAGCAGGGCGGCAATGATTCGATGACTTTCAGCAGCCAGTACGGGACGATCGCCGTGAACAGCCTGCCGGTCGTCAGCATCAACGGCTACCTGCAACAGCCGCAGCAGAACTTCATGGCACCGCCGGCCCAGCAGTTCAACGAGGCACCGGCCTATCAGGCCCCGGCCGCCCAGGAAGGCGATGTCTTTGCCAAGATCGAACGACTGGCCGATTTGTTCAAAAAGGGCATCCTGACCGAGCAGGAATTCACCACCAAGAAAGCGGAGTTGCTCAGTCAGCTTTGA
- a CDS encoding flavodoxin, translating to MNKIGMFFGTETGTTRLIAKKMQKQLGDDVCDKPVNVNRITPEDMLKYDALILGTPSYGIGEIPGKGASSGCFEPNWEEFLALLPADVDFSGKRIAFFGLGAQERYADRFCSSLFALVEKFKGWGAEIVGDWPTDGYTYEHSAAEVDGRFIGLLIDQRTQGMFTDERITTWLAQVKPLLLEKLTAEA from the coding sequence ATGAATAAAATCGGAATGTTTTTTGGCACCGAAACCGGCACCACGCGCCTGATCGCCAAGAAAATGCAGAAGCAGCTCGGCGACGACGTCTGCGACAAGCCGGTGAACGTCAATCGCATCACCCCGGAAGACATGCTCAAATACGACGCTTTGATCCTTGGCACGCCAAGCTACGGCATCGGCGAAATTCCCGGCAAGGGCGCCTCGTCCGGCTGCTTCGAGCCGAACTGGGAAGAATTCCTCGCCCTGCTCCCGGCCGATGTGGACTTCAGCGGCAAGCGCATCGCCTTCTTCGGCCTCGGCGCCCAGGAACGCTACGCCGACCGCTTCTGCAGCTCGCTGTTCGCGCTGGTCGAAAAGTTCAAGGGCTGGGGCGCCGAAATCGTCGGCGACTGGCCGACCGACGGCTACACCTACGAACACTCCGCCGCCGAAGTCGATGGCCGTTTCATCGGCCTGCTCATCGACCAGCGCACGCAAGGCATGTTCACCGACGAGCGCATCACCACCTGGCTGGCGCAGGTCAAACCGCTGTTGCTGGAAAAGCTGACGGCGGAAGCTTGA
- a CDS encoding nitroreductase family protein has product MSDTSQEVVRAYHARTKHRFEAYAEGPGQLDWDAQPAAFRHYPGAPVSELPLAADRFERCYGQLEKKPKNEIAPDLDSLGALLELSFGLSAWKTWGPSRWALRCNPSSGNLHPVEAYVLSAGLPGVGAGLQHYDPEQHTLEGRALTAPAEGEAWLAIGLSSVMWREAWKYGERAFRYCQLDIGHAVGALAYAAALLGWEVVPLGATAEALKHCLGLDRPDDFPPSRYAFTETEEPEILLAIRAPGLGTPPSAEALAAWLDGAAWQGKPTRIDPSPGYRWPAIDQVAAASREAIRAPETIDFAPLPPLVPHPTTTGAAQIIRQRRSGQRFDPHYALLKPAFYRMLDAVLPRPQLPWLAQTTPPRIHLLLFVLRVDGLPSGLYLLPRTPAACQELPAALMPADERFANRRLVADLDPECPPHLGLIQLAEMGLQEMQRLARSLSCHQDIASTSAFSLGMLGEFEAATATGHGYRELLREAGLVGQVLYLEAEAAEVRGTGIGCFFDDPVHQLVGLSGPRYQSVYHFTVGTPVTDDRIETGPPYPQRQQEKP; this is encoded by the coding sequence GTGTCGGATACCTCACAAGAAGTCGTACGCGCCTACCATGCGCGGACCAAGCATCGTTTCGAAGCCTACGCCGAAGGCCCCGGCCAACTGGACTGGGATGCCCAGCCGGCGGCTTTCCGCCACTATCCGGGGGCGCCCGTGTCCGAATTGCCACTGGCGGCCGACCGTTTTGAGCGTTGCTACGGTCAACTGGAAAAAAAGCCCAAAAATGAAATCGCGCCGGACCTTGACAGCCTCGGCGCGCTGCTCGAGCTGTCCTTCGGGCTGTCGGCGTGGAAGACCTGGGGGCCGAGCCGCTGGGCGTTGCGCTGCAACCCGTCGTCCGGCAACTTGCATCCGGTCGAAGCTTACGTGCTGAGCGCCGGCCTGCCCGGTGTCGGCGCCGGCCTGCAACACTACGACCCGGAACAACACACCCTCGAAGGTCGCGCCCTGACGGCGCCGGCAGAAGGCGAGGCCTGGCTGGCCATCGGCCTGAGCAGTGTCATGTGGCGCGAAGCCTGGAAATACGGCGAACGCGCCTTCCGCTACTGCCAGCTCGACATCGGCCACGCCGTCGGCGCCCTGGCCTACGCCGCCGCGCTGCTCGGCTGGGAAGTCGTGCCGCTTGGCGCTACGGCCGAAGCGCTGAAGCATTGCCTCGGGCTGGATCGGCCGGACGACTTTCCGCCCTCGCGCTACGCCTTCACGGAAACCGAGGAGCCGGAAATCCTGCTCGCCATCCGCGCCCCCGGCTTGGGCACGCCGCCATCGGCCGAAGCACTGGCCGCCTGGCTCGATGGCGCCGCCTGGCAGGGCAAACCGACGCGCATCGACCCGTCGCCTGGCTACCGCTGGCCGGCCATCGATCAGGTCGCCGCGGCCAGCCGCGAGGCGATCAGGGCGCCGGAAACCATCGACTTTGCACCGCTACCGCCACTCGTCCCGCATCCGACGACGACCGGTGCCGCCCAGATCATCCGCCAGCGCCGCAGCGGCCAGCGCTTCGATCCGCACTACGCGCTGCTGAAGCCGGCTTTCTACCGCATGCTCGACGCCGTGCTGCCCCGGCCTCAGCTCCCTTGGCTGGCCCAGACCACGCCGCCGCGCATCCACCTGTTGCTCTTCGTCCTGCGTGTCGATGGCCTGCCCAGCGGCCTCTACCTGCTGCCGCGCACGCCGGCGGCTTGCCAGGAATTGCCCGCGGCCTTGATGCCGGCCGATGAACGCTTCGCCAACCGTCGTCTGGTTGCCGACTTAGACCCCGAATGCCCGCCGCACCTCGGCCTCATCCAGCTCGCCGAGATGGGCCTGCAGGAAATGCAGCGCCTGGCCCGCTCGCTGTCGTGCCATCAGGACATTGCCTCGACCAGCGCCTTCTCGCTCGGCATGCTCGGCGAATTCGAGGCGGCGACGGCCACCGGCCACGGCTACCGCGAACTGCTGCGCGAAGCCGGGCTGGTCGGCCAAGTGCTCTACCTCGAAGCCGAAGCCGCCGAAGTGCGTGGCACCGGCATCGGCTGCTTCTTCGACGACCCGGTGCATCAGCTCGTCGGCCTCTCCGGCCCACGCTACCAGAGCGTCTATCACTTCACGGTCGGTACGCCGGTCACCGACGACCGTATCGAAACCGGCCCGCCTTACCCCCAACGACAACAGGAAAAACCATGA
- a CDS encoding CaiB/BaiF CoA transferase family protein, whose amino-acid sequence MPTNTQNPTRGPLAGIKVVEFAGIGPGPFCGMLLADMGAEVTLLERAGGTFASQLFGGGRKAVANRGKKSLCIDLKHPEAKALVFKLIEGADVLIEGFRPGVMERLGFGPDECLARNPRLIYGRMTGWGQTGPLAPRAGHDANYAAIAGVLDTGRRHGGAPWAPPTLVGDMGGGGLMLAWGIACALIETQRSGKGQVIDAAMCEGAAVLAHGLFNLEALGEWKGQCAIDSSAPFYDVYQCADGEWISVCPLEPQFYKTFVERLNLVGDPDFSGKQYDTTTWPAMKDRLTAIFKAQPRAHWTALFDDTDDCVWPVLSMTDAPAHPHNIAREAFADVAGVLQPTPAPRLSRTPGTIQSPPPLLGEHSRERLAALGLSSEEIERLATAGVVSDPVVL is encoded by the coding sequence ATGCCAACCAACACTCAAAACCCAACCCGCGGCCCCTTGGCCGGCATCAAGGTCGTCGAATTCGCCGGTATTGGCCCCGGGCCGTTCTGCGGAATGTTGCTCGCCGACATGGGCGCCGAAGTCACGCTGCTTGAGCGCGCCGGCGGCACCTTCGCCTCGCAGCTCTTCGGCGGCGGGCGCAAGGCGGTGGCCAATCGCGGCAAGAAATCGCTGTGCATCGACCTCAAACACCCGGAAGCCAAGGCGCTCGTCTTCAAATTGATTGAAGGCGCCGACGTGCTGATCGAAGGCTTCCGCCCCGGCGTCATGGAACGCCTCGGCTTCGGCCCGGACGAATGTCTGGCCCGCAACCCGCGCCTGATCTACGGCCGCATGACCGGCTGGGGCCAGACCGGCCCGCTCGCCCCGCGCGCCGGCCACGACGCCAACTACGCGGCCATCGCCGGCGTGCTCGACACCGGGCGGCGTCACGGTGGCGCGCCGTGGGCACCGCCAACACTGGTCGGCGACATGGGCGGTGGCGGCCTCATGCTGGCCTGGGGCATCGCCTGCGCCCTGATCGAAACGCAACGATCCGGCAAAGGCCAGGTCATCGACGCCGCCATGTGCGAAGGCGCCGCCGTCCTCGCCCACGGCCTGTTCAACCTTGAAGCGCTGGGCGAATGGAAAGGCCAGTGCGCCATCGACTCGAGCGCCCCGTTTTACGACGTCTACCAGTGCGCCGACGGCGAATGGATCAGCGTCTGCCCGCTCGAACCACAGTTCTACAAAACCTTCGTCGAACGCCTCAACCTCGTCGGCGACCCCGACTTCAGCGGCAAGCAGTACGACACGACGACCTGGCCGGCCATGAAGGACCGCCTCACCGCCATTTTCAAAGCCCAGCCGCGCGCGCACTGGACGGCCCTGTTCGACGATACCGACGATTGCGTCTGGCCAGTCCTCAGCATGACCGACGCCCCGGCCCACCCGCACAACATCGCCCGCGAGGCCTTCGCCGACGTCGCCGGCGTCCTGCAGCCAACCCCCGCCCCGCGCCTGTCGCGCACCCCCGGCACCATCCAGAGCCCGCCCCCGCTGCTCGGCGAACACTCACGCGAACGCCTTGCGGCGCTGGGCCTGTCATCAGAAGAAATTGAGCGACTGGCGACGGCCGGCGTGGTCAGTGATCCGGTAGTTTTGTGA